From the genome of Vitis riparia cultivar Riparia Gloire de Montpellier isolate 1030 chromosome 11, EGFV_Vit.rip_1.0, whole genome shotgun sequence:
TATTAATAGTAAATCCGATCCATTAAACAGGAAAAGATTGACGTGAAATTGCTATTGTCCAACAGTTAAAAGGGTAAACATTAAACAGCAAGCAAGATAGACAGAAATATAGttccataaaaatattatattgatgAAGGATCAGTCTCATATTTTGCTTTATCCacataattcttttatttataaattgctGTAATCCCTTATTGTGGAGAGAATAGAGCAAACTGTGGCAGATATCTTTTTGACAGGCAAATCAATACTTTATAAATGGCACCTAATAAAATGTAGCAGGGATAGACCACCAAGATCAGGCAAGATAGAGAAAGAAGATGTTTACATACCACATAGAAGGCACCCAGCAATACAAGCAAGAAAATAGCAGCAATAGATGCCTCCAGAGGTAAAACCAGAAGCCTCTTTTTAATTTGAGACTTAATGGAAGTCTTTTCCACATGttccttttccttcttcctGGTCTTTCTCGAGGGTCGCTCCTTTAGTGTGTCTTCATTTTTATTGGTCTTGGCTGCATCATTTTGTGTCACAACACTACTAGAGGTAGTATCCCCTGCCTTAATGGTCAACAACATGAAGAGGATCTTAGCCCAGAAGCAGAATTTGAGCTTAAtagattattataaatattggTATTAGCAAAATGTAGAAACAAAACCAAGCTTACATCAATCTGGGAATTTTCTGATAATCCAGGTAACTGAAATTTGATCGATCGAGTAAGAACATCAAATGCTTCAGAAAGAGCAATTCCAGATAATATGCATGCTGCAGGAGCTAGTACAAGCATAAGGCGCACCTGTAATAACAGTTCAAAACAATTGTGACAAAGAATGATAAAAGCAGAAAGACGAGGAAAAATGTTTGTTCTTGTAACAATCTCCTCACCATGACTCCAGAAAAATATACAGATGTCACTATGTAAAGAACAACAAAGGAGCTTGCATCAGATAGTGGCAAAAAGCATGCCTGCCAAATAAAGACCAATGTCATACAAGGATGGATATGGTTAAGAAAAAAAGTAGGAAACTAAAAGCAATATTGAGGTAAAAAGATCAAACTCACAACAATGCCAGCTGGAACCAAAAATGCCAAAACATTAATGTCCATAAAGTAAGATGGCCATGTAGGTGGTTGATGTTCACTAACACTGGCAATAATTGGTATATACTTGCTTGCATAAGTTCTGTCAAAACTCCCCAAAAGAAGGAATGTCAGAAAGCTGATTCAGGACTAATAGGAATAGAATAGATCagcaaaaagaaattcaaattttgacaATAAGCTTTTTTCCAGGCATGAAAATATCCCCAATGACTCAGAAAAGCAACAGAATGACAAGCAGGTCAAGGGGTTTCCTAACAACATCTAAAATGTGTCTGTGTGTACACATgtttggtggtggtggtggggctGATGGTAATGATTAGGAGGAGGTCGTGTTGGGGTTGGGGAGTTTGGAAAGGTTCTAATGAATTGTAACTTGAGGCCCACCAGCTACTTCAATTAAACTATATACTGATTGGGATCTGAAGGTTCTGAGTAGTTGGGGTGGTCCAGCTCTCAAGCTGCACCAGCAAAGTTGCCACCCCCCAATTGtgaattctattattattacaGTTCATTCATTCACAAAGAATGAAGTCATTAAAAACATTAAGACATCAATTGAGAGACAAGTAACTTACGGATCAAGGAGACTCAGACTTCGTCCACTCCATCCCTTTGTTGGGCTGGAAGCTACCAGTGCTATAAGTACTGCTACCACAGCACAACACACCACCCTGAATAATGAAGTCATAATATGAATTAGAAAAACATGTCAAAAGAAAAATGCTGCAGAGTTTTATGATCAATATGAGTCCATGTAGAATATAGATGAAATCACATTTTTATAGTCCACAACAATGCTATGCATGAGATggttttttaaatccaaatgaatctatccAAGAGAATTCATGGTTCTCAAAATGTAAAAGACAAATGACATAATTGACATTCAGTTGCACCAAGTATTAGTTTTTGATATTTCTGTTACCAGCATAATTAGTCAATTCATATGATAGAGAAACAGAAGATAACTGAAGCTTACAGGCCAACGGATACAACAAGCGTAACAGCTACTTTAAACATTTTTGGAGATAGAATTCCTTTGATATAATACACAAGAGCTACCACATGGATGATAATGAAAACCTGCAGAGAAAAATTAACAACAAAATTACTTGGtctgaaagaaacaaaaataacagAACAAAAGCCAAAAAGTAGTTAAATGACAACTTTTTGGaaacaaaagaacaacaatAACGATCATTTAGGATGAATTCTATCAAAAAATTTGTCAACAAAAAGTATTTATAACATGAGAATTACAAATTATATGTTCTATTGAACCAGTAAGGATAGCTCTAAATCAAAAGATGCAATCATTGACAGTTTGAAACTAACCCAAGCCATCCACAAAACCATATGTAAAGACTCAATAAGGCAGATGATCCAAGTTAAATTAACTGGAAGAAACACACCTAGTCATTCAACTGAACTCACACACAAGGGACTGAAGGGAGTACCCATGATGCACGACTTTCTTGAAGCTCTCTTGTCATCAACATTCAGGACTAGTAGTTCAAGATAAATGGGAAATCTTGAAAAATGAATCAATAGCACAGGAAAAGAAGagcctataaaaaataaaaaataaaaaaataaaaaaaaggagtaCAGCCACAGAAGACTGGAAGCCTTGAAAAAGCAGCTTAAGGCACAATTCCAATGGAAACCATTTTAATAATAGTTGACTCTTCTTCTGTGTTAAATATACTTTCTGAAGCACCAAAAAACTTGCACATCCTCTTGAAATTGGTTGACTCTGCAACCTAAGTTGCTATCTATGACACCatataaatttggaatttgacCAGTAGATATGTCCAATTCAATCCTCAATGCATCAAAATTCATAAACCCAACAAATTCCCACTACTTGGGGTGGAATATTCAATTTTTCCATTCATATCTGTTCAGGATCATACTCCATTGGTTCATTGGCATTTAAAATAAGTGTTGCCACCAGAGAAAGTCATAAACACTGTTAACCAGAATTGTGAGCTTATATGTGGTAAGAGTAACCTATTTCCTAGCACCTAGCGTATATGCCCACCATTTGGGGTAGACTATAAATTTTTTCCATTCAGATCTATTTAGGATCATGTACTCTATTGGTTTGTTGCAAtgcatttaaaaataagaataataataatggagcTTGCCAATTTAGGTAGggctattaattaattattttgtatttgccCACCTGACAAAGTTATGAACACTGTTAAGCCAGAATTGTGAACTTGGAGCTGAAAAGAGTAAACTATGGGTTCCTAGCACCTTACACATATGCCCCAGACAGACTactacaatttttcttttttcttgttcttttttttttttctgaaggcaagtaaagaaacatttgaaaagCGCCTAGCTAAAGAGCTCACCAAAACACAATAGGCATCTACAAGGGCGCCAAAATGCTACAATAATTAAATTGCATCAAAATTCCATCCAACCAACAGATACTATGTCACATATAAAACATATacttaaatgtgaaaatatCCTAAATTCCTCACACATATAGAGAAAATCCTATTTTGGATCATGCTTTGAACCATGGAGGAAAGGCTTCCATGATTAATGTTAAATGATTCCTCCTTATTTCCAACTATTTTAAGAGTTCTCTTCTCAATTGGTGAAGTCATACACCTTGCATGAACCATTTAAGAACAATTAGCAGTAAAGACAACTCTTACAAGTGGCATTGGCCGGTGCCAATAGAGCACTATAACAATAAAAGTTTAACTGGAACAGCTAGAACATCAATAATAAACAATGAACACATTTTTCACAGGATTTTGATGGCAATTCCCACATCTAACACAtacactttctttttctttctttttttacactttctttttcttttctttttttcttttttttttttgataggtaaataaaggGTTTGCATTAGAAGTGCCAAAAGGCCCCAAAAATagtacacacgaagtatacaaacAACGCCATACACACTTTCTGATGAAAACTAAACCAATGGATAAAATAAATGGACACAACAGAACAAATAACAATATCATGGTCCCTACAGAACTCACCAGAAACGATGCAAAATGTTCTGATGTCATTACTGCATTGAAACCAACAACAGGCACCAAAGCTGCTAACAATGTTCCCAACACAACCTGCAATGAAAAAGCTATAAATACTACAAGGAAAAGAGATTTCtttgttaaaaaagttatgaaacataaattttttttcctggcAACAAAACATTGGTGTCTAATAATATGAAGTTTGTAGGGAAATATTTGTTTTGAGATGTGACATACTAACATATATTGGTTGTTTGCAAAAAACTTGTAGCATAAAGTTAAAAATCAGATTTCTAAATATTTCTCCAGAGGATAGTAGCTCATCTTTTAAACACAACAGTCCCATCACTGTGCCAACTAACAACAGTAAACCTTAAACGCCAGACACCACTCACCACATCCTCAGATCCCCTTCCACTCCCCagccaaaataaataaataaataaataaaagaagaagaagacaaagcTAGCACAGATGTCTTTCTCTCCAAGAATTTGAGGACAGAACCACAATTTTTATACAATGCATGGGATGCAAGCCCAAGTAAGTTTTAAATCTGATTTGAATAGAATATGCTCCATCTTGGTCTATATGCTATATACTATGAAAAAAATCCATATTCACTACAAGCTTCAAAATTGTATAGGTCATGAACAAGCCCATTTTTggactcctttttttttttctcctaagcCCAACAATATAACTTGTGTTTTAATCTCTGATACTTAGATACATATTTTGTTTGCCTTAAATGACTTTCCAATCTTCATGATGCAGCAAGTACTTACAAGAGGAGCATACGCAATGTAAAGTCGAGAAGAATAGCGACCAGTTACTATGCAAAGAAGCACATGCATTGGAATAAGGTTGATAATAAAAGTGTATCCTCCCCAAGAGCAAAcctgaaaaaggaaataatacACCCAAAAACATAAACACCATAAAGGGGGAGTAAAAAGACTTGCAACAATGGCACACAACCCTACCATGTAGAAGTATGTTATGGCATTCAAAGTAGCATAAAAGAGGGATCCTGTATTTAGCGTCTGCAAATAGTAAATTGTCGATATTAGAAAAGAATTTAGTCGAGATGCTAATAATTCATGCAACAGTTCGAATTAACAATCAACAagaaacaaattgaaaatgGCCAAACTATTATCCATTTAAATAGCAGATATAATTTATCCTAAAAGAACCTTTTTCGATGTTGTAAATACAGCACCCTGACTGATTAAAATCTGACCTTAATATAAAGATAGAAAGTGAAGATCAGAGCAAATATAGCCACAGCTTCATTATCATAGCTACCAGCCACAGATCGGGATATGTATGATGGTACCTGAAAACAAGAACATAAAAGAGAACTAATATTAGGTTTTATTAATCACGTTTTGTAGAGAACTATCATTGATAGTAATGGTCAACATCATTTTCCATACAAAAGTTAGTCTTCTAAACAAAACAAGTGAGAAGATATTGTAGATGTATAATATAAGCAACGGGAAATCATCAAAGGTTTCATTATCAGCCCAATGAAGACTCTGCACCTATTTCCCAGTTCTATTACATACTTGCTTTCCGGTAAGAACCTTAACCACCCCACCTAACAAAGATGAATAGACAACATATTCTTAACCATCCGATACCTAACGGAAAGTCAACTCGCCTCCCATGGATATTTACTCACAAAATTTACATTGTCGCACCAACTGGAAAAATAACCACACAAGCTGCTCTCATATAGACTAGATTTCCCACAACCCATTCCTGTTCCCTACTAATTCCCCTTTTTTTATGCCAAATGAGCTCTTCAGAGCCTTCACTTTCTAGGACGGATTTCAAGAGCCCCACTTAGTCAAAGCCCTGTGCCCTTTAAAGAGAATCCTATCACCCCACTGCATTTGGGAAAAACTTTCATTCCCTCCAGTTTAAACTACAGAATTTCAAGTCCCTCTTAGAATAAATATCATGATCAGGAACCATATAACTATATTTACATGCATGAACAAGCATCTCTACCAATAAAAAAAGTGCTTATAAAGTGCCCATAGCTGctattcaaaatctcataattaaagttaaaaaataccCGATCTATAATTTACCATGGCCAGAAGAGCTGCAGCTGTGAGTCCAGCACCAGTGCCCTTAActtcctaaaaatatttaaaaagaaaaaaaaggaaataaacatCATCAGAAAATCTGAGGTCAAAACCTAGAATCCAAACCACAGACAAATCTAGTCAGAAGACAAACCTTGGTCAGAAGATAAGTTGCCCATGCAGCATTAGCAGAAAATATAGGTGCAGTAAACACACAGACAGTTTCAACTGATAGAGGAATATTCAAGGAATTCAATAACCTGCCATCAGAAAGTATTGGCCCATAATCATTAGCTGCCACAGGACTCATTCACAGGTACTATTTCCAATGTCTCATTATATATGGAAACTGATTAAGAGCGACTGTACTCAATCTAGAAgcaaaaagaaataacaaaactaATGGCATTAATCTCCTGCAACAAACAAGTTGCACCAATCTCAATTACCCACCACCATATGGAGCCTGCTGTTAAGGTCAATCCTGGGTAAACAGTGCCACCAATCACACGACCAAGAGGATACCTTAATGGAAGTAGAACAGATACTGTCATTAACAACTTAAGTAAAGATAACGTGAACACAAACAT
Proteins encoded in this window:
- the LOC117925065 gene encoding dolichyl-diphosphooligosaccharide--protein glycosyltransferase subunit STT3A — encoded protein: MAASEDSNESKIRTVFGSVLSLFILILIGVLAFSIRLFSVIKYESVIHEFDPYFNYRVTQFLTKNGIYDFWNWFDDRTWYPLGRVIGGTVYPGLTLTAGSIWWLLNSLNIPLSVETVCVFTAPIFSANAAWATYLLTKEVKGTGAGLTAAALLAMVPSYISRSVAGSYDNEAVAIFALIFTFYLYIKTLNTGSLFYATLNAITYFYMVCSWGGYTFIINLIPMHVLLCIVTGRYSSRLYIAYAPLVVLGTLLAALVPVVGFNAVMTSEHFASFLVFIIIHVVALVYYIKGILSPKMFKVAVTLVVSVGLVVCCAVVAVLIALVASSPTKGWSGRSLSLLDPTYASKYIPIIASVSEHQPPTWPSYFMDINVLAFLVPAGIVACFLPLSDASSFVVLYIVTSVYFSGVMVRLMLVLAPAACILSGIALSEAFDVLTRSIKFQLPGLSENSQIDAGDTTSSSVVTQNDAAKTNKNEDTLKERPSRKTRKKEKEHVEKTSIKSQIKKRLLVLPLEASIAAIFLLVLLGAFYVVHCVWAAAEAYSAPSIVLTSHSHDGLHVFDDFREAYAWLRHNTEVDDKVASWWDYGYQTTAMANRTVIVDNNTWNNTHIATVGTAMSSPEKAAWEIFNSLDVKYVLVVFGGLVGYPSDDINKFLWMVRIGGGVFPHIREPDYLRDGQYRIDSQATPTMLNCLMYKLSYFRFVETDGKGFDRVRRTEIGKKYFKLTHFEEVFTTHHWMVRIYKLKPPKNRIRVKTKKSKSKASSTTSSKRSGKRKKNPWQ